From the genome of Streptomyces sp. NBC_01341, one region includes:
- a CDS encoding nuclear transport factor 2 family protein → MTQRVALATVMDRLSIDSVISEYAAAVDDGAWEAYSALFTPDGRVDHRGAGGREGPVAEAVRWLEDSMRLLPVRQHLIVNRRLDLQDLGGYPGDLARVRADYLSPRGGGGAGGVAPTAMSGGRYVFDLRRTEPGWRIRTVTMNESWRQGHGTTVTA, encoded by the coding sequence ATGACACAGCGCGTGGCTCTCGCGACGGTGATGGACCGGCTGTCCATCGACTCGGTGATCAGCGAATACGCCGCCGCGGTCGACGACGGCGCGTGGGAGGCGTACAGCGCCCTGTTCACGCCGGACGGCCGCGTCGACCACCGGGGGGCGGGCGGACGGGAGGGGCCGGTGGCCGAGGCCGTGCGCTGGCTGGAGGACAGCATGCGGCTCCTCCCCGTCCGTCAGCACCTCATCGTCAACCGGCGCCTGGACCTCCAGGACCTGGGCGGATATCCGGGCGACCTCGCACGGGTGCGGGCGGACTACCTGAGCCCGCGTGGCGGCGGGGGCGCGGGAGGGGTCGCGCCGACGGCGATGTCCGGCGGCCGGTACGTCTTCGATCTGCGGCGCACGGAACCGGGCTGGCGTATACGCACCGTCACGATGAACGAGTCGTGGCGCCAGGGGCACGGGACCACCGTCACGGCCTGA